ATGTTATTCCATTTATTAAGGATGCCGTAAAAACAAGAAAAGAGGATCTTACCATTCTTTCCTCCCCATGGAGTCCTCCTGCGTGGATGAAGACAAATAATGAAATGAATAATGGTGGAAAGCTTTTACCAGAGTATCAGAGCGCTTGGGCACTTTATTATAGTAAGTATATAAAGGCCATGGAGGAAGCGGGGATTCCTATTTGGGGAGTTACGGTTCAAAATGAACCAGATGCCACTCAAATTTGGGATTCTTGTCGTTACACAGCAGAAGAAGAGCGTGATTTTGTACGGGATTACTTAGGGCCAACTCTAGAAAAAGAGGGACTGGACCATAAAAAAATCGTAATTTGGGACCACAATCGCGATATTGCCTATGAGCGAGCGAGCACGGTTTTGTCTGACCCTGAAGCGGCTAAATATATCTGGGGTACAGGGATCCACTGGTATGTTAGTGAGGAATTTGAAAATCTAACTAAAATTCATAATGATTTTCCAGATAAACACATTATGTTTACAGAAGGATGTATAGAAGGTGGCGTTCAGTTAGGAGCTTGGCACACAGGCGAGCGATATGGACGTAACATTATAGGGGATTTGAATAATTGGCTGGAAGGGTGGATCGACTGGAATCTGGTCCTGGATGAGCAAGGTGGGCCGAACCACGTTGGGAATTATTGTGATGCTCCAATTATTGTAGATACAAAGAAGGAACAAGTGCACTATAATAGCTCGTATTACTATATTGGCCACTTTAGTAAGTATATTAAGCCAAATGCCGTAAGAATTAAGCATGAAATCGAGCATCCTGCGTTACAAGTGGTTGCTTTTCAAAATGAAGATGATTCCATAGTTGTGGTAGTCATGAACGAAAAGGATGAATTTGCAGAAACAAACCTGGTGTTAGGAGATCAAGCCTGTCATGTAGAGTTTCCATCCCATTCCATTTCCACGTTAGTGATATAAACTGAAATAAGGACGCCGTATATTTAGTTGATCTCACTCGTATTGGGGTAGAATTAGAGATTGCTATGGGTGAAGGCTGAAATGGTTCTATTGCTTTGATACGTTTGGGTGAATTTATTACCATTGTTGACTTCGTAAGGTTTAAGTTTAGTAACATTATTTGAACAGTAGTTGATAATCTTCAATTGGATACTAACAGTTATGTAAGAAGGTCTCTTTGGAGACCTTCTTTTTTTATGGTGCAAATAGAACGCGTGTTACTCCTCATTCTGCGTACTTTACTTGCTCAGAGTTAAAACTAAGCGTATGCAGCTAAAGTGAAGAAGCAGAGACAATTACTACAATGACTCAGCTAATTTCAAGTCTAATAAATAGTATTTACTCAGAAACGTTTTTTCTAATATCCTTGTCGTTTGCCGCTTCCTTAAACTGTCACCATTACAAGGCAAAACTTTCTCAACAGCCCAAATCCCCAAGCCTGCAAAGTTGGGGTTTTTTTGTGTATATCATTAATCCTCCATATTATGAATATTTTTCCTTACAATTGTAGAGTCTAATAAAAAAGTAAAGGATCCTTTCAAATATGAGATCTGGAGAAATTAGTTATTTACAATTGCTCTTTTTAGTCATGATGTCTTCTGGGTTTTATAATCACGTTATTTTGACACCGCCCATTTTGAATGTAGCGAGAAGAGATGCATGGATTTCTGCATCCATGACTTCGATATCCTTTTTTGTTGTTCTTTTAATCATTTACATCATTCATAAACTGACGAAAGACCGTCCTCTCCTTCAATACTTAGAGGAGGGATTCGGTAAAGCGGGTAAGTGGCTATTTATGATCCCGCTCCTGGCTTATTTACTGCTAAGTGGGTTTATCACGTATTTCGACACGATTATGTGGACGAAAGTATCTTATTTACAGAGCACTCCTAAAATCTTTTTAGCTGTTCTAACATTAGGTGTCGTTTTATTAGTGCTGAAAGAAGGGATTCAGACTTTAGCAATTTCAGCTGGAGTGCTGCTGCCTTTCGTCGTTCTATTTGGCATATTTGTAGCGGTGGCCAATATGCAGAATAAAGATTACTCTTTACTATTTCCAGTGATGGCTGAAGGATGGGGGCCAGTATGGAAGGGGTTTATCGTAGGCAGCAGCGGTGCTATCGACTTGATTCTTATTTTGTGTATTCAACATCAAGTGAAAAAGAAAATGGCGTTCTGGAAGTATTTAATTTTTGGAGCCTTGCTTCTAAATCTTTTTGTATCCCCGATTACCGGGGCTATCGCTATGTTTGGACCAGAGCACGGAGCTGAACTGAGGTATCCGGCATACGAACAATGGAGGATGGTATCCATAGGTGCTTATATTACGCATGTGGATTACTTAACGATCTATCAGTGGCTCTCTGGTGCGGTGATAAGAATAGCTCTTATCCTATATCTTCTTCCTTCTCTTTTTACAATTAAAAAAATAAAGGCGAAAAGATGGATTCAATTAAGTTATGCGGTTATTTTAGTCCTCAGTTTATATACACCTTTATCCGATATGCAATTCTATTATTTATTGAAAAAGTATGTATTGCCCGGTTTTGTTTATGGAATGGGGGTATATCTGTTCCTATTACTTGGAGCCATAGTATGGATTTATAGGAGGCGGACATCTTGAAAAAGAAAAAAGAGAAACAAGAAAATACGGAACAAGCTGTCACGTTTACTGAAAAATCCTTGAGAGATCTGTTTGACGGCTGTGCAGATGTCAAGTTTCATCAAGCAGAAACTTCGGTTGGAAAAATACTTGTAGTTTACTGTAAGGGGTTGTATGATCAGAACGCTTTATTCCAATATGTATTGCGACCCATCCAGCAAAACACAAGAAAAAGAGCAGATTTGAAGGAGATTCTTCCAGCGAATGTTACAGAGCTTGGTACTTCGATTACGAAAGAAAAAATGGTAAACATTGTTTTTAAAGGGAAGGCTGTCATTCTACATGAAGATGACTCCCGATTATGGAAAATCGAAGCCTGTGACCACCCCGCACGAAATGTAGAGGAACCAAGTACAGAAGTATCAATCAGAGGATCGAAAGAAGGCTTTATTGAAGAAATTGTCATGAATACAGCTCTCATACGTAAACGCCTTAGAACTTCTAGTTTAAAGGTCGTATCATTTGTTGTGGGGGAGCGGACGAAAACAATTGTACAATTGTTTTATTTGGAAGATGTAACCAATCCAGAAATGATAGAAGAAGCTAAGTCCAGACTTGGGAGTATTGATATCGATGGTGTGGAGAGCAGTCTTCAAATTGAAGAATTAATTGCAGATCAAAAGCATCCTTTGTTCCCTTTATTTGTTTATACAGGAAGACCGGACTTCGTGGTGGAGAGTTTAATGCATGGCCGGTTTGCCATTTTGGTTGATGGTACACCGACAGCTTTAATTGCACCCGTTAATTTATTTTTTGTGTTAAAAACAGCGGAGGACAGCAATGTTTCTTCCATTTTTGTTCTTTTTGAACGGTTTCTACGTATGGTGGGGCTGTTCATTGCTTTATTCGTCCCTGCTTTTTGGGTAGGATTAATTTCTTATCACCCTGATCAACTCCCATTTACTCTTTTAGCTACCGTAACACTATCGAGGGACGGTGTTCCATTTTCTGCACCTGTAGAGTGTTTTCTGATGTTATTCTTGTTTGAATTATTCCGAGAAGCAGGAATTCGGTTACCTATGGCTATTGGACAAATCTTGTCAGTTGTAGGGGGATTGATCATTGGCCAAGCTGCTATTGCTGCCGGCCTCACAGCCCCTGGGAT
The Halobacillus halophilus DSM 2266 DNA segment above includes these coding regions:
- a CDS encoding glycoside hydrolase family 30 protein, translating into MDAKLIQTIKGTNDRLAEKGMLPFKEKGTKEGPTLKITPGERYQTVMGFGGAFTEAAAYTLAQISKEKRMEIIESYFHPVHGLAYSLGRTHIHSCDFSLGNYTYVEEDDEELRTFSIEREHQYVIPFIKDAVKTRKEDLTILSSPWSPPAWMKTNNEMNNGGKLLPEYQSAWALYYSKYIKAMEEAGIPIWGVTVQNEPDATQIWDSCRYTAEEERDFVRDYLGPTLEKEGLDHKKIVIWDHNRDIAYERASTVLSDPEAAKYIWGTGIHWYVSEEFENLTKIHNDFPDKHIMFTEGCIEGGVQLGAWHTGERYGRNIIGDLNNWLEGWIDWNLVLDEQGGPNHVGNYCDAPIIVDTKKEQVHYNSSYYYIGHFSKYIKPNAVRIKHEIEHPALQVVAFQNEDDSIVVVVMNEKDEFAETNLVLGDQACHVEFPSHSISTLVI
- a CDS encoding GerAB/ArcD/ProY family transporter, producing MRSGEISYLQLLFLVMMSSGFYNHVILTPPILNVARRDAWISASMTSISFFVVLLIIYIIHKLTKDRPLLQYLEEGFGKAGKWLFMIPLLAYLLLSGFITYFDTIMWTKVSYLQSTPKIFLAVLTLGVVLLVLKEGIQTLAISAGVLLPFVVLFGIFVAVANMQNKDYSLLFPVMAEGWGPVWKGFIVGSSGAIDLILILCIQHQVKKKMAFWKYLIFGALLLNLFVSPITGAIAMFGPEHGAELRYPAYEQWRMVSIGAYITHVDYLTIYQWLSGAVIRIALILYLLPSLFTIKKIKAKRWIQLSYAVILVLSLYTPLSDMQFYYLLKKYVLPGFVYGMGVYLFLLLGAIVWIYRRRTS
- a CDS encoding spore germination protein; protein product: MKKKKEKQENTEQAVTFTEKSLRDLFDGCADVKFHQAETSVGKILVVYCKGLYDQNALFQYVLRPIQQNTRKRADLKEILPANVTELGTSITKEKMVNIVFKGKAVILHEDDSRLWKIEACDHPARNVEEPSTEVSIRGSKEGFIEEIVMNTALIRKRLRTSSLKVVSFVVGERTKTIVQLFYLEDVTNPEMIEEAKSRLGSIDIDGVESSLQIEELIADQKHPLFPLFVYTGRPDFVVESLMHGRFAILVDGTPTALIAPVNLFFVLKTAEDSNVSSIFVLFERFLRMVGLFIALFVPAFWVGLISYHPDQLPFTLLATVTLSRDGVPFSAPVECFLMLFLFELFREAGIRLPMAIGQILSVVGGLIIGQAAIAAGLTAPGILVVNAVALVATFTLINQSLTGLVGILRLVILLFTSFLGMFGFFICLFAVIGYLASMRSFGVPYLAPFAPLKPKDLKDSMWNSSDDKYRRPDMLDPIDTTRKGQ